The window GGTTTCGTGGTAGATGTACTCGTCCTTTTCCGTGCTCTGCACGTCCTTGTCTAGGACCAGCACCTTGCCGAAGCCCTTGCTCTCAAACAGGAAGTAGTCCTGGTACCGGGTGCGGCCCGAGGCGATCACCCGCTCCATGCGCCGCACCATGGTTTCAAAGGGGGTGATGTGCTCAAAAAAGTACATGCCGTAGTCCATACCTAACCTCCTTGGCCGCCGAAGCCTCGGCGCCGGATGGCGTGTTCCGTGCCCCGCCAGTAGCGGAAGGCGGACTCCTCCTTGGCCCCGAAGGCCCGGGAAAGGCCCTTAAGCACCTCCTCCGGGTCCACCCCGTCGCGGTAGAAGTAGAGGTCTAAGGTGGCGGAGGCGTTGTCCTCGGGCCAGGTGTGGATCATCACCGCCGCCACGGGGCTCACCACCGCAGCGGAAAGCCCCTGGGGGTGGAACTTGTAGACCACGGACTGGGCCGAGTCCTTGGGGGCCCCGAGGCGCATCACCGCATCCAGGAGGGCCGCCTCCACCATCTTGGGGTTTTCCAACACGTCCAGATCGCAGCCGTAGATTTCCGCTACCCAGCGCCCGCCCGGCACCGCTTCCACAAGGGGCCATGATAGCACACCCCTATCCGAAGAAGTCCTTCAGTTGTTCCTTCGTGATCAGGACTTCCCGGGGCTTGGAGCCCTTGGGGGGGCCCACGATGCCCATGGCCTCGAGGGCGTCCATGAGCTTCCCGGCGCGGGCATGGCCG is drawn from Thermus sp. LT1-2-5 and contains these coding sequences:
- a CDS encoding S-adenosylmethionine decarboxylase — encoded protein: MEAVPGGRWVAEIYGCDLDVLENPKMVEAALLDAVMRLGAPKDSAQSVVYKFHPQGLSAAVVSPVAAVMIHTWPEDNASATLDLYFYRDGVDPEEVLKGLSRAFGAKEESAFRYWRGTEHAIRRRGFGGQGG